A genomic region of Gemmata massiliana contains the following coding sequences:
- a CDS encoding macro domain-containing protein — MIENVWLVHPDEAMCAAFQRRFAGLRGVRVVRGRFEDLEPHDCFVTAGNAFGIMTAGIDAAVVGYFGEELMTRVQHRIMNDYFGEQPIGTAFVLDTRSPKIPFLVHAPTMRVPGNIDGTDKVYCATWAALLAVQAHNATNGHPIETVAFPAMGTGFGGVPFDEAARQMAVAWRNYLDPPHRLDWDFVVERHRAVCFDGSRQVVR, encoded by the coding sequence ATGATCGAGAACGTGTGGCTTGTTCACCCCGATGAGGCCATGTGCGCGGCGTTCCAGCGCCGGTTCGCCGGGCTGCGCGGGGTTCGCGTCGTTCGGGGGCGGTTTGAAGATCTGGAGCCGCACGACTGTTTCGTGACCGCTGGGAACGCATTCGGGATCATGACCGCGGGCATCGACGCGGCCGTAGTCGGGTATTTCGGCGAGGAACTCATGACGCGCGTGCAGCACCGCATCATGAACGACTACTTCGGCGAACAACCGATCGGGACCGCGTTCGTGTTGGATACGAGAAGTCCCAAAATTCCATTTTTGGTTCACGCGCCGACGATGCGAGTGCCCGGGAACATCGACGGAACGGACAAGGTGTACTGCGCGACGTGGGCCGCGCTGCTCGCGGTTCAGGCTCACAACGCGACGAACGGCCACCCGATCGAAACGGTCGCGTTCCCCGCAATGGGGACCGGGTTTGGTGGGGTGCCGTTCGACGAGGCCGCGCGCCAAATGGCGGTCGCGTGGCGCAACTACCTCGACCCGCCGCACCGCCTCGACTGGGATTTCGTGGTCGAGCGTCACCGCGCGGTTTGTTTCGACGGATCGCGTCAGGTCGTCCGCTGA
- a CDS encoding phospholipid-binding protein yields MQNLEVEIATGGDRVVLRGRTSSYHVKQLAQQGAREALPHARLENAIVVE; encoded by the coding sequence GTGCAAAATCTCGAAGTCGAAATCGCCACGGGCGGCGACCGCGTGGTGCTTCGCGGCCGTACCAGTTCGTACCACGTGAAGCAGCTCGCTCAACAGGGGGCACGCGAAGCCCTTCCGCACGCACGCCTTGAAAACGCGATCGTCGTCGAGTAA
- the queF gene encoding preQ(1) synthase has product MTETPSVEQLETFPNPRPGREFAIEIVCPEFTSVCPKTGQPDFGTITFTYTPGDTCVELKSLKLYLQRFRNQGIFYEQVTNRLLDDFVAACKPVRCKVVSVWTPRGGITTTVTCVHEANERPA; this is encoded by the coding sequence TTGACTGAAACCCCGTCCGTTGAGCAGTTGGAAACGTTCCCGAACCCGCGCCCGGGGCGGGAGTTTGCGATCGAGATCGTGTGCCCGGAGTTTACGAGCGTGTGCCCGAAGACCGGCCAGCCGGACTTTGGCACGATCACGTTCACGTACACGCCGGGCGATACGTGCGTCGAGCTAAAGTCGCTGAAGCTATACCTCCAACGGTTCCGCAACCAGGGGATCTTTTACGAACAGGTGACGAACCGCCTGCTCGACGATTTCGTGGCCGCGTGCAAGCCGGTGCGGTGCAAGGTGGTGTCAGTGTGGACGCCGCGCGGTGGGATCACCACGACCGTGACCTGCGTGCACGAAGCGAACGAACGACCGGCGTGA
- a CDS encoding tetratricopeptide repeat protein: MVRHGVVVLGTLVVGLVALSEGRASLHHPEAPMAIPVSEKGVPEALPFEEFGRRRLVLLNAGNPKWPLENTDPRDPTKKIRTDRGVVKDRIDKRLALRNRSELDSVALAVDWLRYGQAAEATSALRDQRREFLPNITHAHIEATQGNWDRAFQFLDIANEERPPKEIPGLKPQELAWQLKLNTGPLLKLVRLRMGEARGDKPAPENELPDAIFPVNFANTVDGALAPAERAKLPPDALATVQQLVLWFPHDPRLYWLLGELYAAKGDFIAARKIMDECVGTFTYSNRKVLMQHREAVTKVADTKGPASDDPLFVQPDDTPVPAPPLSLGTVWIYFGVVGVVALFAAVRALLRLRKSNDAPGVRPSR; encoded by the coding sequence GTGGTTCGTCACGGTGTGGTCGTTCTCGGCACCCTCGTCGTTGGTCTGGTTGCTTTGTCCGAAGGGCGAGCGTCGCTACATCACCCAGAAGCTCCGATGGCGATCCCGGTGAGCGAAAAAGGTGTGCCGGAAGCGCTCCCTTTTGAGGAGTTCGGGCGCCGGCGCTTGGTGCTCCTGAACGCAGGTAATCCAAAGTGGCCGCTCGAAAACACGGACCCCCGAGATCCCACGAAGAAAATCCGAACGGACCGTGGGGTAGTCAAGGATCGCATCGACAAGCGGTTGGCACTCCGCAATCGGTCGGAGTTGGACAGTGTGGCTCTTGCGGTGGATTGGCTCCGGTACGGACAAGCGGCCGAGGCCACGAGCGCATTGCGGGACCAGCGCCGCGAGTTCTTGCCAAACATTACGCACGCGCACATCGAAGCCACGCAGGGAAACTGGGACCGCGCGTTTCAGTTCCTCGATATCGCGAACGAGGAGCGCCCGCCGAAGGAAATTCCCGGGCTCAAGCCACAAGAACTCGCGTGGCAACTCAAACTGAATACCGGCCCGCTCTTGAAACTCGTGCGGCTCCGAATGGGTGAAGCGCGAGGCGATAAACCCGCGCCGGAAAACGAGTTGCCGGATGCGATCTTCCCGGTGAACTTCGCGAATACGGTCGATGGCGCGCTGGCCCCGGCAGAGCGCGCGAAGTTACCGCCCGATGCACTCGCGACCGTGCAGCAACTCGTGTTGTGGTTCCCACACGACCCGCGTCTCTACTGGCTACTCGGCGAGCTTTATGCGGCAAAAGGGGATTTCATTGCAGCGCGGAAGATCATGGACGAGTGCGTTGGGACGTTCACCTACAGCAATCGCAAAGTGCTAATGCAGCACCGCGAGGCCGTCACGAAGGTCGCGGACACAAAGGGGCCAGCGTCCGATGATCCGCTGTTCGTGCAGCCGGATGACACCCCCGTGCCGGCACCGCCGCTCTCACTGGGGACGGTGTGGATCTACTTCGGTGTGGTCGGAGTTGTTGCTCTGTTCGCGGCTGTTCGGGCGCTGTTGAGGCTCAGGAAGTCCAATGACGCCCCGGGAGTACGCCCATCACGATGA
- the queC gene encoding 7-cyano-7-deazaguanine synthase QueC, translating into MKAVVLLSGGLDSTTALAVARSQGFECHTLAVDYGQRHRVELDRAATVAKALDAVDHRVVKLDLRQIGGSALTADIAVPKDRSADDMTHGVPITYVPARNTILLGVALGLAEVVGAFDIFIGANVLDYSGYPDCRPEFLSAFESLANLATKAGTEGTGKFRVHSPLLKMTKAEIIREGVKLGVDYSQTLSCYDPDATGKACGRCDSCSLRKKGFAEAGVPDPTLYR; encoded by the coding sequence ATGAAAGCGGTCGTTCTTCTCAGCGGCGGGCTGGATAGCACCACGGCGCTCGCGGTCGCGCGGAGTCAGGGGTTCGAGTGCCACACGCTGGCCGTCGATTACGGCCAGCGCCACCGCGTCGAACTCGATCGCGCCGCGACCGTGGCGAAGGCACTCGATGCGGTCGACCACCGTGTGGTAAAGCTCGATCTCCGACAAATCGGTGGTTCGGCACTCACGGCGGACATCGCGGTACCAAAGGACCGCTCCGCGGACGACATGACCCACGGCGTCCCGATCACTTACGTCCCCGCCCGGAATACGATCCTGCTTGGCGTTGCGCTTGGGCTGGCCGAAGTGGTGGGCGCGTTCGATATCTTCATCGGCGCCAACGTTCTGGATTACAGTGGCTACCCCGATTGTCGGCCCGAGTTCCTGAGCGCGTTCGAGAGCCTCGCAAACCTCGCAACAAAAGCCGGTACGGAAGGCACGGGTAAGTTCCGCGTTCACTCGCCGCTCCTCAAGATGACGAAGGCGGAGATCATTCGCGAGGGGGTGAAACTCGGTGTGGACTATTCGCAAACGCTGAGTTGCTACGATCCCGACGCGACCGGTAAGGCGTGCGGCCGGTGCGACTCGTGCTCGTTGCGGAAGAAGGGCTTCGCCGAGGCCGGCGTACCGGACCCGACGCTGTATCGGTGA